A window of Pullulanibacillus sp. KACC 23026 genomic DNA:
CCCCTTGACCCGCTGCTTCTTCTTTGAAGGCTTTGCGGTGAGCTACTGTCTTGGTGACATCAACTTCATCCATTAGTGTTACGTGTGGAGCGGTCTGCTTGGAGTGAACCATCGATTTCATAATTGCCTTACGGATACCACGGATAGGCTCGCGAGTTTCACTGCCTTGAGCAGTGGAAACAGGTGCAGCAGCTGATGCCGCTGGTGCCGCTTCTTCAACCTTTGTGGTTTCTGGCTGAGCTTGGGCAGCTGGTGCTGTTTCACCGTTAGCCACACGGTCGATATCTTCTCTTAAGACACGGCCATTTTTGCCGCTGCCTTGAACAGTAGAAATATCAACACCATTATCACGGGCGTATTTACGAACAGATGGCATGGCAATCACACGTTCTGTTCCTTTTGCAGGAGCGCTAGGTGTGGAAGCAGCAGCCGGTGCTTCTGTTTTTGGAGCTTCAGACTGTTCAGCAGGTGCAGCAGGGGCTTCTTCATCTTCATAGCCTTCTGCGTCGATCGTAACGATGACGTCGCCGACTACATATACCTTACCCTCTTCACCTAAAATTTCTTTAATGGTTCCATCAACCGGTGACGGAATCTCGACCACAGCTTTATCGTTTTGGACTTCAGCTAAGACATCATCTTCTTTTACCACATCACCAGGCTTTACAAACCATTTCACAATTTCGCCTTCGTGAATACCTTCACCGATGTCTGGCAGTTTAAATTGATACGCCATGCCGTTCCCTCCTTATGTCTTATTAAGAAAAACAAAATCAATTAGTCATTAAAAGTTATAGATTTCTTTTGCTTTTTCGTATACATCGTTTTCATCTGGAAGCCAGACGTTTTCGGCAGCAGAGAATGGGAAAACCGTATCTGGAGCAGAAACACGGCCGACTGGTGCCTCTAGGCTGAGGATCGCGCGCTCATTAATCTCAGCGATAACATGAGAAGCGATTCCAGCTTGTCTTTGGGCTTCTTGAATTACCACTGCACGGTTCGTTTTTTCAACTGATTTCACAATCGTCTCTACATCTAATGGACTGATCGTACGAAGGTCAATAACTTCAGCAGAGATACCGTCTTTTTCAAGCAATTCAGCGGCTTTCACAGAAGTTTGAACCATTGCACCATAAGCGATTAACGTAATGTCTGTTCCTTCACGCACAATGTTAGCTTTCCCGATTTCAACGGTGTATTCGCCTTCAGGAACTTCACCGCGGAATGAGCGATAGAGTTTCATATGCTCTAAGAAAATCACAGGATCGTTATCTCTTATAGCTGAAATTAATAATCCTTTTGCATCATAGGGGTTCGAAGGGATCACAACTTTAACGCCTGGTGTTTGATAGAATAAACCTTCTAAGCTGTCCGCATGAAGTTCTGGCGTTTTAACGCCTCCACCAAATGGTGAACGAATCGTAACTGGCGCTGAGAATTTACCTCCAGAACGATAGCGAAGACGAGCTAATTGTGAAGCAACGCTGTCCATGGCTTCAAATACGAAACCAAAGAACTGGATTTCC
This region includes:
- a CDS encoding dihydrolipoamide acetyltransferase family protein, with amino-acid sequence MAYQFKLPDIGEGIHEGEIVKWFVKPGDVVKEDDVLAEVQNDKAVVEIPSPVDGTIKEILGEEGKVYVVGDVIVTIDAEGYEDEEAPAAPAEQSEAPKTEAPAAASTPSAPAKGTERVIAMPSVRKYARDNGVDISTVQGSGKNGRVLREDIDRVANGETAPAAQAQPETTKVEEAAPAASAAAPVSTAQGSETREPIRGIRKAIMKSMVHSKQTAPHVTLMDEVDVTKTVAHRKAFKEEAAGQGVKLTYLPYVVKALVSTLREFPALNATVDDENQEIVYKHYYNIGIATDTDNGLVVPVIKDADRKSMYTIANEISAYAAKAREGKLAMDDMRGGTCTITNIGSAGGQWFTPVINHPEVAILGIGRIAEKAIVRNGEIVAAPVLALSLSFDHRLIDGATAQNALNKIKRLLEDPQRLIMEA
- a CDS encoding alpha-ketoacid dehydrogenase subunit beta is translated as MPQMTMIQAITDAMRVELKRDENVLVFGEDVGKNGGVFRATEGLQDEFGEDRVFDTPLAESGIGGLALGLAMQDFRPVMEIQFFGFVFEAMDSVASQLARLRYRSGGKFSAPVTIRSPFGGGVKTPELHADSLEGLFYQTPGVKVVIPSNPYDAKGLLISAIRDNDPVIFLEHMKLYRSFRGEVPEGEYTVEIGKANIVREGTDITLIAYGAMVQTSVKAAELLEKDGISAEVIDLRTISPLDVETIVKSVEKTNRAVVIQEAQRQAGIASHVIAEINERAILSLEAPVGRVSAPDTVFPFSAAENVWLPDENDVYEKAKEIYNF